In Pseudomonas fluorescens, the following are encoded in one genomic region:
- the lapG gene encoding cysteine protease LapG, which produces MARSLRSPGWPTLRLRLGGWLLLAGLLLTEFNEVRADWDFAQILQTVEQRYGPLGAARDRIEAWSQMLQSARGATEREQLNAVNRFFDQQLNFQDDTRIWQQTDYWATPVEALIKGAADCEDYALAKYFSLRRLGISSEKLRITYVKALSRNQAHMVLTFYSTPTADPLVLDNLIGDIRPASQRKDLLPVYAFNAEGLYLPGKNGGQRSSDSKKLSRWQDVLKKMQAEGFDIGDG; this is translated from the coding sequence ATGGCCCGCAGTCTGCGTAGTCCAGGATGGCCAACGCTCCGACTTCGGCTCGGCGGCTGGTTGCTGCTGGCGGGTTTGCTACTGACCGAATTCAACGAGGTCCGGGCCGACTGGGATTTTGCGCAGATTCTGCAAACCGTTGAACAACGCTACGGCCCGCTCGGAGCGGCGCGAGATCGGATCGAGGCGTGGAGTCAAATGCTGCAAAGTGCACGCGGCGCGACCGAACGCGAGCAGCTCAACGCGGTGAACCGTTTCTTCGATCAGCAGCTGAACTTCCAGGACGACACGCGTATCTGGCAACAGACCGATTACTGGGCCACGCCCGTCGAAGCCCTGATCAAGGGCGCCGCCGATTGCGAGGACTACGCGCTGGCGAAGTATTTCAGCCTGCGCCGACTCGGCATTTCCAGCGAAAAACTGCGCATCACCTACGTCAAGGCCCTGAGCCGGAACCAGGCGCACATGGTGCTGACGTTCTACAGCACCCCCACAGCCGACCCGCTGGTGCTGGACAACTTGATCGGCGATATCCGCCCCGCTTCCCAGCGTAAAGACTTGCTGCCGGTTTACGCCTTCAACGCCGAAGGCCTGTACCTGCCGGGCAAGAACGGTGGCCAGCGCAGCAGCGACTCGAAAAAGCTGTCGCGCTGGCAGGACGTGTTGAAAAAGATGCAGGCCGAAGGGTTCGACATAGGCGACGGCTAA
- a CDS encoding YbaN family protein yields the protein MDNPIGNRPLMLRYVLLAIGWLSVALGVIGIFLPVLPTTPFLLLAAACFARSSPRFYQWLVEHPRLGPWIRDYLDGNGIPLKSKVYAISLMWASILLSCYLVPLPWARGFMLTSAVLVTIYILKQKTLRKS from the coding sequence ATGGACAACCCCATAGGCAACCGCCCCCTGATGTTGCGCTACGTGCTGCTGGCCATCGGCTGGCTGAGTGTGGCGCTGGGGGTGATCGGGATTTTCCTGCCGGTATTGCCCACCACCCCTTTCCTGTTACTGGCGGCAGCCTGCTTCGCCCGTAGTTCCCCGCGCTTTTATCAATGGCTGGTTGAGCATCCACGGCTTGGCCCCTGGATCCGCGACTACCTCGACGGCAACGGCATCCCGCTCAAGAGCAAGGTCTACGCCATCAGCCTGATGTGGGCGAGCATCCTGCTCTCCTGCTACCTGGTGCCGCTGCCCTGGGCACGGGGGTTCATGCTGACCAGTGCGGTGCTGGTGACGATCTACATCCTTAAGCAGAAAACCCTGCGCAAATCCTGA
- a CDS encoding YecA family protein has product MSFAEQLTRLQVFLDADELHDEALDYVAAHGYLTALSICSEVVPDREWIDALFAEEPHYSGEAQREEIEATLIGLKAHIARQLASDEEFELPCDLDLGDDPDDSELRGWCIGFMEGVFLREEAWFETAEDEVSEMLLPIMVGSGLFDEQPEFSDIAADANLMDDMIVQIPEALTALYLLCNAPDEKPAILKPRHH; this is encoded by the coding sequence ATGTCCTTCGCTGAGCAACTAACCCGCCTGCAAGTCTTCCTCGACGCCGATGAACTGCATGACGAGGCGCTGGACTACGTGGCCGCCCACGGCTACCTCACCGCGCTGTCGATCTGTTCCGAAGTCGTTCCTGATCGTGAGTGGATCGATGCACTGTTCGCCGAAGAGCCGCACTACAGCGGCGAAGCCCAGCGCGAAGAGATCGAAGCCACGCTGATCGGCCTCAAGGCCCACATCGCCCGCCAACTGGCCTCCGACGAAGAATTCGAGCTGCCGTGCGACCTCGACCTGGGCGACGACCCGGATGATTCCGAACTGCGCGGCTGGTGCATCGGTTTCATGGAAGGCGTGTTCCTGCGCGAAGAAGCCTGGTTCGAAACCGCCGAAGACGAAGTCAGCGAAATGCTGCTGCCGATCATGGTCGGTTCGGGCCTGTTCGACGAGCAACCGGAGTTCTCCGACATTGCCGCCGACGCCAACCTGATGGACGACATGATCGTGCAGATCCCGGAAGCCCTGACCGCGCTGTACCTGCTGTGCAACGCACCAGACGAAAAACCGGCGATTCTCAAGCCTCGCCACCACTAA
- the recQ gene encoding DNA helicase RecQ, which produces MLEQAQRVLKDIFGYDSFRGRQGAIIERVASGGDALVLMPTGGGKSLCFQVPALLREGLAVVVSPLIALMDDQVATLEELGVAAAALNSTLSAEQQRDLAARIRRGEVKMLYLAPERLVQPRMLSFLQGLDIALFAIDEAHCVSQWGHDFRPEYLQLGQLAEMFPDVPRIALTATADKRTREEIVTRLHLQDAERFLSSFDRPNIFYRIVPKEQPRKQLLAFLAERRSDAGIVYCLSRKKVEEVAAFLSEQGFPALPYHAGLPNDLRAYHQKRFLNEEGLIMVATVAFGMGIDKPNVRFVAHLDLPKSLEAYYQETGRGGRDGLPADAWMAYGLQDVVMLKQMLQNSEGDERHKRLEQHKLDAMLSLCEETRCRRQTLLAYFDEDMPEPCGHCDNCVDGVQTWDATEPARQALSAIYRTGQRYGVGHLVDVLLGKDNEKVRNFGHQHLSVFGVGKARAEGEWRSLFRQLVARGLADVDHEGYGGLRLSDSCRPLLKGEVTLELRRDLKAQTVAKSSKSQASQLVRGEEREQWEALRALRRKLAEEHGVPPYVIFPDSTLLEMLRSQPTSLAEMATVSGVGARKLERYGEAFLEVLGGQVEAPKPVADVRHELITLARAGMTPVQIAGQLQCSEKNVYTMLAEAIGKQQLSLEQALDLPEDLMGEIQDAFLDGEGELPPVSEIAALFAGRVPEGVLYCVRAALQSEFEI; this is translated from the coding sequence ATGCTCGAACAGGCTCAACGCGTCCTCAAGGACATCTTCGGCTACGACAGTTTCCGTGGCCGCCAGGGTGCAATCATTGAGCGCGTGGCCAGTGGCGGCGATGCCCTGGTCCTGATGCCTACCGGTGGCGGCAAGTCCCTGTGCTTCCAGGTCCCGGCGCTGTTGCGCGAAGGCCTGGCCGTGGTGGTCTCGCCGCTGATCGCACTGATGGACGATCAGGTCGCCACCCTCGAAGAGCTGGGCGTGGCCGCCGCCGCATTGAACTCCACCCTCAGCGCCGAGCAGCAGCGCGACCTCGCCGCCCGTATCCGCCGCGGCGAGGTGAAAATGCTCTATCTGGCGCCGGAACGTCTGGTCCAGCCGCGCATGTTGTCCTTCCTGCAGGGGCTGGACATCGCCCTGTTCGCCATCGACGAAGCACACTGCGTGTCGCAATGGGGCCACGATTTCCGCCCGGAATACCTGCAACTGGGCCAATTGGCGGAAATGTTCCCCGACGTGCCGCGCATCGCCCTGACCGCCACGGCCGACAAGCGCACCCGGGAAGAAATCGTCACCCGTCTGCACCTGCAAGACGCCGAGCGCTTCCTGTCGAGCTTCGACCGGCCGAACATCTTTTATCGCATCGTGCCCAAGGAGCAGCCGCGCAAGCAGTTGCTGGCGTTCCTCGCCGAGCGCCGTAGCGATGCGGGCATCGTGTATTGCCTGTCGCGCAAGAAAGTCGAGGAAGTCGCTGCGTTCCTCAGCGAACAAGGCTTCCCGGCGCTGCCGTACCACGCTGGTCTGCCCAACGATCTGCGGGCCTACCATCAGAAACGCTTCCTCAATGAGGAAGGCCTGATCATGGTTGCGACGGTGGCGTTCGGCATGGGCATCGACAAGCCCAACGTGCGTTTTGTCGCGCACCTCGATTTGCCGAAATCTCTTGAGGCCTATTACCAGGAAACCGGTCGTGGCGGCCGTGACGGCCTGCCGGCGGATGCCTGGATGGCCTACGGCCTGCAAGACGTGGTGATGCTCAAGCAGATGCTGCAGAACTCCGAAGGCGACGAGCGCCACAAGCGCCTGGAGCAGCACAAGCTCGACGCCATGCTCTCGCTCTGTGAAGAAACCCGCTGCCGTCGGCAAACGCTGCTGGCCTACTTCGACGAAGACATGCCCGAACCCTGCGGTCATTGCGACAACTGCGTCGACGGCGTGCAGACCTGGGATGCCACCGAGCCTGCGCGTCAGGCGCTGTCGGCGATCTACCGCACCGGTCAGCGCTACGGCGTCGGGCACCTGGTGGATGTGTTGCTGGGCAAGGACAACGAAAAGGTCCGCAACTTCGGCCATCAGCATCTGTCGGTGTTTGGTGTCGGCAAGGCGAGGGCCGAAGGTGAGTGGCGCTCCCTGTTCCGCCAATTGGTGGCTCGCGGTTTGGCCGATGTTGACCATGAGGGCTATGGCGGTCTGCGCCTGAGCGACAGTTGCCGGCCGTTGCTCAAGGGCGAAGTGACCCTGGAGCTGCGCCGCGATCTCAAGGCGCAAACCGTGGCGAAAAGCAGCAAGAGCCAGGCGAGCCAACTGGTCCGTGGCGAGGAGCGCGAACAGTGGGAAGCCTTGCGCGCCCTGCGTCGCAAGCTCGCCGAAGAACATGGCGTGCCGCCGTACGTCATCTTCCCTGACTCGACCTTGCTGGAAATGCTGCGCAGTCAGCCGACCTCGCTGGCGGAAATGGCCACGGTCAGCGGTGTCGGCGCGCGCAAGCTGGAACGTTACGGCGAGGCCTTCCTCGAAGTGCTCGGCGGTCAGGTCGAGGCGCCGAAACCGGTGGCCGACGTGCGTCACGAACTGATCACGCTGGCGCGGGCCGGGATGACGCCGGTACAGATCGCCGGTCAATTGCAGTGCTCGGAAAAGAACGTCTACACCATGCTGGCCGAAGCGATCGGCAAGCAGCAGTTGTCGTTGGAACAGGCGCTGGATCTGCCTGAAGACCTGATGGGTGAAATCCAGGACGCCTTCCTCGACGGCGAAGGTGAGTTGCCTCCGGTTTCCGAGATCGCCGCGCTGTTTGCAGGCAGGGTTCCGGAAGGGGTGCTGTACTGCGTTCGGGCGGCGTTGCAGTCGGAGTTCGAGATTTGA
- a CDS encoding MarR family transcriptional regulator, which produces MPLTDQHRFGMQLAQMSRGWRAELDRRLAGMGLSQARWLVLLHLARFDEAPTQRELAQSVGVEGPTLARLLDSLESQGLVQRQAVLEDRRAKKIVLCAPARPLIEQIETIATQLRHELFEGVDEADLKVCMRVHGHILGNLEKS; this is translated from the coding sequence ATGCCGTTAACCGATCAACACCGCTTTGGCATGCAATTGGCCCAGATGTCCCGTGGCTGGCGTGCCGAACTGGACCGCCGACTGGCGGGCATGGGCTTGTCCCAGGCGCGCTGGCTGGTGCTGCTGCACCTGGCGCGTTTCGATGAAGCACCGACCCAGCGTGAGCTGGCACAAAGCGTCGGCGTCGAAGGCCCGACCCTGGCCCGTTTGCTCGACAGCCTGGAAAGCCAGGGCCTGGTGCAACGCCAGGCAGTGCTGGAAGACCGTCGGGCGAAGAAAATCGTGCTCTGCGCCCCGGCGCGTCCCCTGATCGAACAAATTGAAACCATTGCCACGCAACTGCGTCACGAACTGTTCGAAGGCGTCGATGAGGCGGATTTGAAGGTGTGCATGCGGGTTCACGGGCACATCCTGGGCAACCTTGAAAAGTCTTGA
- a CDS encoding SelT/SelW/SelH family protein has protein sequence MTVSKPEIIITYCTQCQWLLRAAWLAQELLSTFGDDLGKVSLVPGTGGVFHIYCDAVQIWERKADGGFPEAKVLKQRVRDQIDPDRDLGHNDRTQ, from the coding sequence ATGACCGTCAGCAAACCGGAAATCATCATCACCTATTGCACGCAATGCCAATGGCTGTTGCGTGCGGCCTGGCTGGCCCAGGAACTGCTCAGCACCTTTGGTGATGACCTGGGCAAAGTCTCCCTGGTGCCGGGCACCGGCGGGGTCTTTCATATCTACTGTGACGCCGTGCAGATCTGGGAGCGCAAGGCCGACGGTGGTTTCCCCGAGGCCAAAGTGCTCAAGCAGCGAGTTCGCGACCAGATTGACCCGGACCGCGACCTGGGGCACAACGACCGCACTCAGTGA
- a CDS encoding DMT family transporter, with amino-acid sequence MTPRTALGALHIGALMFGLTGVFGKLAAASPAIIVFGRAAFAVLALAFFARFASQTRWQKLEAVDWRRLLLSGLLLAGHWVSFFIAVKVAGVAIATLGFASFPAFTVILEGLIFRERIRANEIVLVLLVSVGLVLVTPDFDLASGATTGLLWAVGSGLLFALLSLTNRASSGRVPPVQAALCQNVVVALCLLPVAAPQLSEVRAIDWLWIGLLGVFCTGVAHSLFVASLAVIKARTAAVVFALEPVYGITVAWLLFNENPTLRMLLGGALIIVAIVVSSRFSSGTSKKTVAAEAASH; translated from the coding sequence ATGACTCCCCGTACCGCCCTTGGCGCCTTGCATATCGGCGCATTGATGTTCGGCCTGACCGGTGTGTTCGGCAAACTGGCTGCCGCTTCACCGGCGATCATCGTTTTCGGCCGTGCCGCTTTCGCTGTGCTCGCGCTGGCGTTTTTTGCACGGTTCGCCAGCCAGACGCGCTGGCAGAAACTCGAGGCGGTGGACTGGCGCCGGCTGCTGCTCAGCGGCTTGTTGCTGGCCGGGCACTGGGTGAGCTTCTTCATTGCGGTGAAAGTCGCAGGCGTAGCAATTGCGACGCTCGGTTTCGCCAGTTTCCCGGCCTTTACCGTAATCCTCGAAGGGCTGATTTTCCGCGAGCGCATTCGCGCCAATGAAATCGTGCTGGTGCTGCTGGTGAGTGTCGGCCTGGTGCTGGTCACGCCTGATTTCGACCTGGCCAGCGGCGCCACCACCGGCCTGCTGTGGGCCGTGGGTTCCGGGTTGTTGTTCGCCCTGCTGTCACTGACCAACCGTGCCAGCTCCGGGCGAGTCCCGCCGGTACAGGCTGCGCTGTGCCAGAACGTGGTGGTTGCCCTGTGCCTGCTGCCGGTGGCGGCGCCTCAGTTGAGCGAAGTGCGCGCCATCGACTGGCTGTGGATCGGCCTGCTTGGAGTGTTCTGTACCGGTGTCGCCCACAGCCTGTTCGTCGCCAGCCTCGCGGTGATCAAGGCACGCACCGCCGCCGTGGTGTTCGCCCTGGAGCCGGTCTACGGCATCACCGTCGCCTGGCTGCTGTTCAACGAAAATCCGACCCTGCGTATGTTGCTGGGGGGCGCGCTGATCATTGTGGCGATTGTGGTGTCCAGCCGGTTCTCAAGTGGCACAAGCAAAAAGACTGTTGCAGCCGAGGCCGCGTCTCACTGA
- a CDS encoding helix-turn-helix domain-containing protein: MRPILTLRQYSHDLIVHSHEHAQLVFGLSGALDFEVDGRGSQVVQQSFVVVPSGAHHACGSANGSRCLVLDVPGEQWVAQSLGDHAESSRRLLDNAGRRPLDAGQSQLVSWLANSPVDDPLIAQQGAVLLLASLNNARPDAVGGRRLPYAALNAHIDQYAAYPLQVADLARVVGLSSARLHARFVSECGQTPMDYIRSRRLHIAVGLLRNSALPIGEIASRVGYSSQSAFAAAVLREFGASPGKLRREAGDK; the protein is encoded by the coding sequence ATGAGACCGATCCTCACGCTTCGCCAATACAGCCACGACCTGATCGTCCACAGCCACGAACACGCGCAACTGGTGTTCGGGCTTTCGGGCGCGCTGGATTTCGAGGTCGACGGCCGTGGCAGCCAGGTGGTTCAGCAGAGTTTCGTGGTGGTGCCCTCCGGGGCGCATCACGCGTGTGGCAGCGCCAATGGCAGCCGCTGCCTGGTGCTGGATGTACCCGGCGAACAATGGGTTGCCCAGTCGTTGGGCGATCACGCCGAGTCCAGCCGACGCTTGCTCGACAACGCCGGGCGTCGGCCCCTGGACGCCGGGCAAAGCCAATTGGTCAGTTGGCTGGCGAACAGTCCGGTCGATGATCCGCTGATCGCTCAACAAGGCGCGGTGCTGTTACTGGCCAGTCTCAACAACGCCAGGCCCGACGCGGTCGGCGGTCGGCGCCTGCCCTATGCCGCGCTGAACGCGCACATCGATCAGTACGCGGCGTACCCGCTGCAGGTGGCTGACCTGGCCCGGGTGGTCGGCCTTTCCAGTGCCCGATTGCATGCGCGGTTCGTGTCCGAATGCGGGCAGACGCCGATGGACTATATCCGCAGCCGACGTCTGCACATCGCTGTGGGCTTGCTGCGCAACTCGGCGCTGCCCATCGGCGAGATTGCCAGCCGCGTCGGCTACAGCTCCCAGAGTGCCTTTGCGGCGGCGGTGCTGCGCGAGTTCGGGGCATCGCCCGGGAAACTGCGGCGCGAGGCTGGCGACAAATAA